From Streptomyces qinzhouensis, one genomic window encodes:
- the glgX gene encoding glycogen debranching protein GlgX has protein sequence MQVWPGQAYPLGATFDGAGTNFAVFSEAARRVELCLLHDDGSEERVELREADAFVRHAYLPGVMPGQRYGFRVHGPYDPGQGHRCNASKLLIDPYARALSGAVTWGEPVYGYHFGRPDSRNGLDSAGHTMTAVVVNPYFDWGDDRSPRTEYHRTVIYEAHVKGLTMLHPELPPELRGTYAGLAHPAVISHLTELGVTTLELMPVHQFVQDHRLVDAGLRNYWGYNTIGFFAPHNAYASWGERGEQVLEFKHAVRALHRAGIEVILDVVYNHTAEGNHLGPTLSFRGLDNASYYRLAEDRRHYTDTTGTGNSLLMRSPHVLQLIMDSLRYWVTEMHVDGFRFDLAATLARQFHEVDRLSSFFDLVQQDPVVSQVKLIAEPWDVGEGGYQVGNFPPLWTEWNGKYRDTVRDLWRGEPRTLAEFASRLTGSSDLYQCDGRRPLASINFATCHDGFTLHDLVAYDTKHNEANGEGNRDGESHNRSWNCGAEGETDDPEILELRGRQMRNFLATLMLSQGVPMLSHGDEFARTQYGNNNAYCQDNELSWVRWPKPGQITGPGEQPLLDFVRTMVWLRRDHPVFRRRRFFRGRPVDGPDGTPGGAGALTDIAWFTPEGEAMTQRDWQAARPGALSVFLNGDAISEPGPRGERIRDDSFLLMFNASPKDLDFTVPARHGRGWRVVVDTARPEGVPPGGGPRVAAGAALRRPNRSLAVLRRPV, from the coding sequence ATGCAGGTCTGGCCGGGACAGGCGTATCCCCTCGGTGCCACCTTCGACGGTGCCGGCACGAATTTCGCGGTGTTCTCCGAGGCGGCGCGGCGCGTCGAGCTGTGTCTGCTGCACGACGACGGCTCGGAGGAGCGGGTCGAGCTGCGCGAGGCGGACGCCTTTGTCCGGCACGCGTATCTGCCGGGTGTGATGCCGGGGCAGCGGTACGGCTTCCGGGTGCACGGTCCCTACGACCCCGGACAGGGCCATCGGTGCAATGCGTCGAAACTGCTGATCGACCCGTATGCCAGGGCCCTGAGCGGGGCTGTGACCTGGGGCGAGCCGGTGTACGGCTATCACTTCGGCCGGCCGGACTCGCGCAACGGGCTGGACTCGGCGGGGCACACGATGACGGCCGTCGTGGTGAATCCGTACTTCGACTGGGGGGACGACCGGTCCCCCCGGACGGAGTATCACCGGACGGTGATCTACGAGGCCCATGTGAAGGGTCTGACGATGCTCCATCCGGAGCTGCCGCCGGAGCTGCGGGGCACCTATGCGGGGCTCGCCCATCCGGCGGTGATCTCGCATCTGACGGAGCTGGGCGTCACCACGCTGGAACTGATGCCGGTCCACCAGTTCGTGCAGGACCACCGGCTGGTGGACGCGGGGCTGCGCAACTACTGGGGCTACAACACGATCGGTTTCTTCGCGCCGCACAACGCCTATGCCTCCTGGGGGGAGCGCGGCGAGCAGGTGCTGGAGTTCAAGCACGCGGTGCGGGCGCTGCACCGGGCCGGTATCGAGGTCATTCTCGATGTGGTCTACAACCACACGGCGGAGGGGAACCATCTGGGCCCGACGCTCTCGTTCCGGGGGCTGGACAATGCCTCGTACTACCGGCTCGCCGAGGACCGGCGGCACTACACGGACACCACGGGCACCGGGAACTCGCTGCTGATGCGCTCCCCGCACGTCCTGCAGCTGATCATGGACTCGCTGCGGTACTGGGTGACGGAGATGCATGTCGACGGCTTCCGCTTCGATCTGGCGGCGACCCTGGCCCGGCAGTTCCACGAGGTGGACCGGCTGTCGTCCTTCTTCGACCTGGTGCAGCAGGATCCGGTGGTCAGTCAGGTGAAGCTGATCGCCGAGCCGTGGGATGTGGGCGAGGGCGGCTATCAGGTGGGGAACTTCCCGCCGCTGTGGACCGAGTGGAACGGCAAGTACCGGGACACGGTACGGGATCTGTGGCGCGGTGAGCCGAGGACGCTGGCCGAGTTCGCCTCCCGGCTGACCGGCTCGTCCGACCTCTATCAGTGCGACGGCCGCCGTCCGCTGGCCTCCATCAACTTCGCCACCTGCCACGACGGTTTCACCCTGCACGATCTGGTGGCGTACGACACCAAGCACAACGAGGCCAACGGCGAGGGCAATCGGGACGGCGAGAGCCACAACCGCTCCTGGAACTGCGGGGCGGAGGGCGAGACGGACGATCCGGAGATCCTGGAGCTGCGGGGCCGTCAGATGCGGAACTTCCTCGCCACGCTGATGCTTTCGCAGGGCGTGCCGATGCTCAGCCACGGCGACGAGTTCGCCCGGACGCAGTACGGCAACAACAACGCGTACTGCCAGGACAACGAACTGTCCTGGGTGCGCTGGCCGAAACCGGGGCAGATCACCGGGCCCGGCGAACAGCCGCTGCTGGACTTCGTCCGGACGATGGTGTGGCTCCGCCGCGACCATCCGGTCTTCCGGCGCCGCCGCTTCTTCCGGGGGCGGCCGGTGGACGGCCCCGACGGCACACCCGGCGGGGCCGGCGCGCTGACGGACATCGCCTGGTTCACCCCGGAGGGTGAGGCGATGACCCAGCGGGACTGGCAGGCGGCGCGGCCGGGAGCGCTGTCGGTGTTCCTCAACGGCGACGCGATCTCCGAGCCGGGGCCGCGCGGCGAACGGATCCGGGACGACTCGTTCCTGCTGATGTTCAACGCGAGCCCGAAGGACCTCGACTTCACGGTCCCGGCGAGGCACGGCCGGGGCTGGCGGGTGGTCGTGGACACCGCCCGTCCGGAGGGCGTGCCGCCGGGCGGCGGCCCGCGGGTCGCGGCGGGCGCCGCGCTGCGCCGCCCGAACCGCAGCCTGGCGGTACTGCGCCGCCCGGTCTGA
- a CDS encoding SAV2148 family HEPN domain-containing protein, whose amino-acid sequence MSSGGLELPPGDSGHEGEPADVPPGAVSLARPLEIGAEIDWDAESWAEVRTRAQRAGRAYIWLNLVEQRLRAVVAAVLRPVYEPVHGDDWVIAAAGPAGQEWVQRAVAVREVSRRKGYLLDPADDNVLSFLTLPQLRELMVQHWPCFEPYLDDRRDVELALDELEVTRNVVSRNRALNEAVLAQAERASARLLEMLGSGTGTRTSDRLPVDAVEDLVGDRYADVVSVHPDRVRLQRQLPAEDLFGGARRLDAIGIGLNLLVQNFSGRRLVRLAEGGARVRLLFLNPASSAVKRRERELGLRKGELSRTVEMNILHMRRVRSLLRDPGAFEIQVFDETPRFTAYLVDGDGPDGMAVVQTYLRTARGMEAPVLVLRGGRRSVVRAGHPGAGDPGEHGLFQTYREEFESVWSDSRPVS is encoded by the coding sequence GTGAGCTCGGGAGGGCTGGAGCTACCCCCCGGTGACAGCGGTCACGAGGGGGAGCCCGCCGATGTCCCGCCGGGGGCGGTGTCCCTCGCCAGACCGCTGGAGATCGGGGCGGAAATCGACTGGGACGCCGAGTCCTGGGCCGAGGTGCGCACCCGCGCCCAGCGGGCGGGACGCGCGTACATCTGGCTGAACCTCGTCGAACAGCGGCTGCGCGCCGTCGTCGCGGCCGTCCTGCGGCCCGTGTACGAGCCCGTGCACGGCGACGACTGGGTCATCGCGGCGGCCGGCCCGGCCGGACAGGAATGGGTCCAGCGCGCCGTCGCGGTACGCGAGGTCTCCCGCCGCAAGGGCTACCTCCTCGACCCCGCCGACGACAATGTGCTCTCCTTCCTCACCCTGCCGCAGCTGCGGGAGCTGATGGTCCAGCACTGGCCCTGCTTCGAGCCGTACCTCGACGACCGGCGCGACGTCGAGCTCGCCCTCGACGAACTGGAAGTCACCCGCAACGTCGTCTCCCGCAACCGGGCCCTCAACGAAGCCGTGCTCGCCCAGGCGGAACGCGCCTCCGCCCGGCTGCTCGAGATGCTCGGCAGCGGCACCGGAACCAGGACCTCGGACCGGCTGCCCGTCGACGCCGTCGAAGATCTCGTCGGCGACCGGTACGCCGACGTGGTGTCCGTCCACCCCGACCGGGTCCGCCTCCAGCGCCAGCTGCCCGCCGAGGACCTCTTCGGCGGTGCCCGCCGGCTGGACGCCATCGGCATCGGGCTGAACCTTCTGGTCCAGAACTTCTCCGGACGCCGTCTCGTCCGCCTCGCCGAGGGCGGGGCCCGGGTCCGGCTGCTCTTCCTCAATCCGGCGAGCAGCGCCGTCAAACGGCGCGAACGGGAACTCGGTCTGAGGAAGGGCGAACTCAGCCGCACCGTGGAGATGAACATCCTCCATATGCGGCGGGTCCGCTCCCTGCTCCGGGACCCCGGCGCCTTCGAGATCCAGGTCTTCGACGAGACGCCCCGTTTCACCGCCTACCTCGTCGACGGCGACGGGCCCGACGGGATGGCCGTCGTCCAGACCTATCTGCGCACCGCCCGCGGGATGGAGGCGCCGGTCCTGGTGCTCCGCGGCGGCCGGCGCTCCGTCGTCCGCGCCGGACACCCCGGCGCGGGAGACCCCGGGGAGCACGGACTCTTCCAGACGTACCGCGAGGAGTTCGAGTCGGTGTGGTCCGACTCCCGCCCGGTCTCCTGA
- a CDS encoding exonuclease domain-containing protein, whose product MAWHTEELVGFDLETTGTEPWEARIVTAAVVLTVPGAAPQRRGWLADPGIRIPEQASAIHGITTERAAAEGRPARDVADEVAAELCGHWDRGVPVVAYNASFDLTLLAAELARHGLPSLTERLGGRNPGPVVDPLTIDRAADRYRKGKRTLEAVSAEYGVPLADAHDATADAEAAVAVARALAARHPSVAALPPAQLHEQQIRWYAAWAKDFESFLRRKGDTTAEVDAVWPFREASVASRGGASR is encoded by the coding sequence ATGGCCTGGCACACGGAAGAACTCGTCGGCTTCGACCTGGAGACGACGGGCACCGAGCCCTGGGAAGCGCGGATCGTCACCGCGGCCGTCGTCCTTACCGTCCCCGGGGCCGCCCCCCAGCGGCGGGGGTGGCTCGCCGACCCCGGAATCCGCATCCCCGAGCAGGCGTCCGCGATCCACGGCATCACCACCGAACGCGCCGCGGCGGAGGGCCGCCCCGCGCGTGACGTCGCCGACGAGGTCGCGGCCGAGCTGTGCGGGCACTGGGACCGCGGGGTGCCGGTCGTCGCGTACAACGCCTCCTTCGACCTGACCCTCCTCGCCGCGGAGCTGGCCCGCCACGGGCTGCCGTCCCTCACCGAGCGGCTCGGCGGGCGGAACCCCGGGCCGGTCGTCGACCCGCTCACCATCGACCGGGCCGCGGACCGCTACCGCAAGGGGAAGCGCACGCTGGAGGCCGTCAGCGCGGAGTACGGCGTCCCGCTGGCCGACGCGCACGATGCGACGGCGGACGCGGAGGCGGCGGTCGCGGTGGCCCGCGCCCTGGCGGCCCGACACCCGTCGGTGGCCGCCCTTCCCCCGGCGCAGCTGCACGAGCAGCAGATCCGCTGGTACGCGGCGTGGGCGAAGGACTTCGAGTCGTTCCTGCGCCGCAAGGGCGACACGACCGCCGAGGTCGACGCCGTCTGGCCGTTCCGCGAGGCATCGGTCGCCTCCCGCGGGGGCGCCTCCCGCTGA
- a CDS encoding endonuclease/exonuclease/phosphatase family protein, whose product MLKTRIRATLAVCAALLGLVAPSASAAVPPAAAAPPSELAKSAGQKFHLKHLYSGKYVTVSGTDSGVSEGALRALVDRPVTGEAGLPHTFSLHTSRRTGNDRYGEMVTLRSEQNGSYVTAEANYTEPQRGILRARSDGPIGEWERFTLKSQGGGVYTLKSLATEQYLSVPDHGNGLLRAVAPSVTGDREKFTLEPVKAGSLGPASGVPTRNSLDVMTWNVCTNNGTDRGCNGFYQNTPADFTKTFMEMVGVRNPDIILLQEFCEKYARPLEDALERGGTEKWDVRFAPIEYRVSGSENGNLRAQKPCVMDGKNADRGAYGVAIAVPAENTFYQAHPLTSPNKSNVEQRTALCASVPSWSVLACTTHFTPRAAGDDPDPRIAQASELRAEITEATAKGYRVIFGGDLNAKPDEMGAESFYGAGHQECDRNNRPTFDPTPDTPGDEKKLDYLFGPANTTWHLCSVTDDNKKPDEKLPAVSYSDHHALRGVISLR is encoded by the coding sequence TTGTTGAAGACCCGAATACGGGCGACGCTCGCCGTCTGCGCCGCGCTGCTGGGACTGGTGGCGCCGAGCGCCTCCGCGGCGGTTCCCCCCGCAGCGGCGGCGCCTCCTTCCGAACTGGCCAAGAGCGCCGGGCAGAAGTTCCACCTGAAGCACCTGTACAGCGGCAAGTACGTCACAGTGTCGGGCACCGACTCGGGCGTCTCCGAAGGGGCGCTCCGTGCACTGGTTGACAGGCCGGTCACCGGGGAGGCGGGCCTCCCGCATACTTTCTCACTGCACACATCACGCCGGACGGGGAACGACCGTTACGGTGAGATGGTCACGCTGAGATCGGAACAGAACGGTTCCTATGTGACGGCGGAGGCCAACTACACGGAGCCGCAGCGGGGGATCCTCCGCGCGCGGAGCGACGGCCCGATCGGAGAATGGGAACGCTTCACCCTGAAGAGCCAGGGGGGCGGTGTCTACACGCTGAAGTCACTGGCGACCGAGCAGTACCTCTCCGTTCCCGACCATGGGAACGGACTGCTGCGGGCAGTCGCGCCCAGCGTGACGGGAGACCGGGAGAAGTTCACCCTGGAGCCCGTCAAGGCCGGCAGTCTCGGCCCGGCGTCCGGAGTGCCCACAAGGAATTCGCTCGACGTGATGACGTGGAACGTCTGCACCAACAACGGCACCGACCGCGGCTGCAACGGGTTCTACCAGAACACCCCCGCCGATTTCACCAAGACGTTCATGGAGATGGTCGGAGTGCGCAACCCGGACATCATCCTTCTCCAGGAGTTCTGCGAGAAGTACGCCAGGCCCCTGGAAGACGCGCTGGAAAGAGGCGGGACAGAAAAGTGGGATGTACGGTTCGCTCCCATTGAGTACCGGGTGAGCGGCAGTGAGAACGGAAACCTCAGAGCCCAGAAGCCCTGCGTCATGGACGGGAAGAACGCGGACCGCGGTGCGTACGGCGTGGCAATCGCCGTACCGGCGGAGAACACGTTCTACCAGGCGCACCCCCTGACCTCACCCAACAAGTCCAATGTGGAGCAGCGCACGGCCCTGTGCGCCTCGGTACCTTCCTGGTCGGTCCTCGCCTGCACCACGCACTTCACCCCCCGCGCCGCGGGTGATGACCCGGACCCCCGCATCGCACAGGCCAGTGAACTCCGGGCCGAGATCACCGAAGCAACGGCCAAGGGCTACCGAGTGATCTTCGGCGGTGACCTCAACGCGAAACCGGACGAAATGGGGGCCGAGTCGTTCTACGGCGCCGGTCACCAGGAGTGCGACCGGAACAACAGGCCCACCTTCGACCCGACGCCGGACACACCCGGGGACGAAAAGAAGCTGGATTACCTCTTCGGCCCCGCGAACACCACCTGGCATCTCTGCTCGGTGACCGATGACAACAAGAAGCCTGATGAGAAATTGCCCGCTGTCAGCTACTCGGATCACCACGCCCTGCGCGGTGTGATCTCCTTGAGGTAA
- a CDS encoding phosphotransferase enzyme family protein, whose amino-acid sequence MDAERARDVLAAAGLPDGTLLSLGENAVFAVGDLVVKIGRTAELLARAEHEVAVGSWLAGADVPAVRPAETAARLVEGHPVTVWHRLPDAVRPAGPADLAALLRRIHALAPPPGLTLPPRELLGGVERWLRLAGDAIDPADAAYLRDRRDGFAAAAAALTPRLPPGPIHGDALPRNVHVGPDGPVLTDLETVSADLREHDLVVMALSLDRYGLPPEAYDEFVTGYGWDVRDWDGCGVLRGARETASCAWVAQHAPTNPKAAAEFTRRVDSLRDGDPEVRWFPF is encoded by the coding sequence GTGGACGCGGAACGGGCACGGGACGTCCTCGCGGCGGCGGGGCTGCCGGACGGGACACTGCTCTCCCTCGGGGAGAACGCGGTCTTCGCGGTGGGCGACCTCGTCGTCAAGATCGGCCGGACGGCGGAGCTGCTGGCGCGGGCGGAGCACGAGGTCGCGGTCGGCTCCTGGCTGGCCGGGGCGGACGTACCGGCGGTACGTCCCGCGGAGACCGCCGCGCGGCTCGTCGAAGGGCATCCCGTCACCGTCTGGCACCGGCTCCCGGACGCGGTCCGGCCCGCGGGCCCGGCGGATCTGGCGGCCCTGCTGCGGCGGATCCACGCCCTGGCCCCGCCGCCCGGTCTCACCCTGCCGCCCCGCGAACTGCTCGGCGGTGTCGAAAGGTGGCTGCGGCTCGCGGGGGACGCGATCGACCCGGCGGACGCGGCGTATCTCCGGGACCGGCGCGACGGATTCGCCGCGGCGGCCGCCGCACTGACCCCGCGACTGCCGCCGGGCCCCATCCACGGGGACGCCCTCCCGCGCAATGTCCATGTGGGCCCGGACGGTCCCGTCCTGACCGACCTGGAGACCGTCTCGGCGGATCTGCGCGAACACGACCTCGTGGTGATGGCCCTGTCCCTGGACCGGTACGGGCTGCCGCCCGAGGCGTACGACGAGTTCGTCACCGGGTACGGGTGGGATGTCCGCGACTGGGACGGCTGCGGGGTGCTGCGCGGGGCGCGGGAGACGGCGAGCTGCGCGTGGGTGGCACAGCACGCCCCCACGAACCCGAAGGCCGCCGCGGAATTCACCCGCCGCGTCGACTCCCTCCGGGACGGCGACCCCGAGGTCCGCTGGTTCCCCTTCTGA
- a CDS encoding carbohydrate ABC transporter permease gives MTDATTVPRPRGLLDHGAWFLVLPALIPILVLSVGPLLYGVGLAFTDAQAGRTEPTEWIGALNFHDLRQDTLFRESFGIGLVWAVGVTVPQFLLGLGLALLLTQKLRLRWLARSLAIIPWAMPEVVVGIMWRLVYSPDAGILNETIRDFGLGDGRDWLTGLGTALPAVIVVGIWAGLPQTTVALLAGLQNTPRELHEAAALDGAGAWRRFRTVTWPALRPVALAITALNLIWNFNAFALVWVLTAGGPGGRTRLPTLFAYEEAFRYGQFGYAAAMGCAMVAVVSVVLAVFLVGRLRGGDEK, from the coding sequence GTGACAGACGCGACGACCGTTCCGCGGCCCCGGGGACTCCTCGACCACGGTGCCTGGTTCCTCGTCCTGCCCGCCCTGATCCCGATCCTGGTGCTGAGCGTCGGTCCGCTGCTGTACGGGGTCGGGCTGGCGTTCACCGACGCCCAGGCGGGCCGTACCGAACCCACCGAGTGGATCGGCGCCCTGAACTTCCACGATCTGCGCCAGGACACCCTGTTCCGGGAGTCGTTCGGCATCGGACTGGTGTGGGCCGTGGGGGTGACCGTCCCCCAGTTCCTCCTCGGCCTCGGGCTGGCGCTGCTGCTCACCCAGAAGCTGCGGCTGCGCTGGCTGGCGCGCTCGCTGGCGATCATCCCGTGGGCGATGCCGGAGGTCGTCGTCGGCATCATGTGGCGGCTGGTGTACAGCCCGGACGCGGGGATCCTCAACGAGACCATCCGCGACTTCGGACTGGGCGACGGCCGGGACTGGCTGACCGGTCTGGGCACCGCGCTGCCCGCGGTGATCGTGGTCGGGATCTGGGCGGGCCTGCCGCAGACGACGGTCGCCCTGCTGGCGGGCCTCCAGAACACCCCCCGCGAACTCCACGAGGCGGCCGCCCTCGACGGCGCGGGCGCCTGGCGCCGGTTCCGGACCGTCACCTGGCCCGCGCTCAGACCCGTCGCGCTGGCGATCACCGCGCTCAATCTGATCTGGAACTTCAACGCCTTCGCGCTGGTGTGGGTGCTCACCGCCGGCGGCCCCGGGGGCCGGACCAGGCTGCCGACCCTCTTCGCCTACGAGGAGGCCTTCCGCTACGGCCAGTTCGGCTACGCGGCGGCGATGGGCTGCGCGATGGTGGCGGTCGTCTCGGTGGTGCTGGCCGTGTTCCTGGTGGGCAGGCTTCGAGGAGGGGACGAGAAGTGA
- a CDS encoding carbohydrate ABC transporter permease, whose translation MTRTTTATPPRTRDRRRALGRAGQYLALAAYLLFLALPFLWLLSTAVKPAKELSSLRPAWIPDEPTLENFRQAFDEHPLLRAAGNSLLVAVAAAVIAVLIATPAAYVIARTRGRLATAATGWVVVSQAFPFVLLIIPLFLVLKNLRMINTLWGLVLVYVVWALPFALWMLAGYVRAVPRELEEAAAVDGAGRLRTLVSVTAPLLAPGIVVTAMFAFIIAWNEFFFALVLLKSPEKQTLPVVLTHFIGAEGAADLGPLAAAAFLATLPSLVIFALIQRRITGGALAGAVK comes from the coding sequence GTGACCCGTACGACCACGGCGACACCGCCGCGGACCCGTGACCGGCGCCGGGCGCTCGGCCGCGCGGGCCAGTACCTCGCCCTCGCCGCCTATCTGCTCTTCCTCGCGCTGCCGTTCCTGTGGCTGCTCTCCACCGCCGTGAAACCGGCGAAGGAGCTGAGCTCCCTCCGTCCGGCGTGGATTCCGGACGAGCCGACACTGGAGAACTTCCGGCAGGCCTTCGACGAGCATCCGCTGCTGCGGGCCGCCGGGAACAGCCTGCTGGTGGCGGTGGCCGCGGCGGTGATCGCGGTACTGATCGCGACCCCGGCGGCCTATGTCATCGCCCGCACCCGCGGCAGGCTCGCCACCGCGGCGACGGGCTGGGTCGTGGTCAGCCAGGCCTTTCCCTTCGTCCTGCTGATCATTCCGCTGTTCCTGGTGCTGAAGAACCTGCGGATGATCAACACGCTCTGGGGTCTTGTGCTGGTGTACGTGGTGTGGGCGCTGCCGTTCGCGCTCTGGATGCTCGCCGGGTACGTCCGGGCGGTACCGCGCGAACTGGAGGAGGCGGCCGCCGTCGACGGCGCGGGACGACTGCGGACCCTGGTGTCGGTGACCGCGCCCCTGCTGGCGCCGGGCATCGTCGTCACCGCGATGTTCGCGTTCATCATCGCCTGGAACGAGTTCTTCTTCGCGCTGGTACTGCTCAAATCGCCGGAGAAACAGACCCTGCCGGTGGTGCTGACGCATTTCATCGGCGCGGAGGGCGCGGCCGACCTCGGCCCGCTCGCGGCGGCCGCGTTCCTCGCGACCTTGCCATCGCTGGTGATCTTCGCGCTGATCCAGCGGCGGATCACCGGCGGAGCGCTGGCGGGGGCGGTGAAGTGA
- a CDS encoding ABC transporter substrate-binding protein, producing the protein MGPAGVRTRTAAAVLALLLTLTTAACSTAGEDAGDGVIRLRFLSLAWQKESVDANKALVKEWNAAHPGVRVEYVQGSWNSVHDQLLTSFEGGEAPDVIHDASDDLADFAYGGYLADLRTLLPERLTADIPAESWRTTTFGDGVYGVPFLQEPKVLIANRKLVESSGIRLPTAERPWTWEEFREVARELTRTMGKGRYAVAWPLKEPVATTLNLGLSGGGKLFHRDADGKARIRFGDGDAVVPDVIRDQVNEDRTASRTILGSGGSDALPGFFGGKYAMVPLGFSYRQQIAQQAPDGFEWTVLPMPVGPGGAVQGVSPQTLSIAEDTRHKPEAAAFIDFMLRPANMVRLAKGDWMLPTGTAALADPALRAEKDGWSVGTALARGLRPAPAQSVRGYPEWKDKVATPAFQEYYSGAIGERELKHRLERDGNLVLARYQR; encoded by the coding sequence ATGGGCCCGGCCGGTGTCCGTACCCGTACCGCCGCCGCCGTACTGGCGCTGCTGCTGACCCTGACGACCGCCGCCTGCTCCACGGCCGGCGAGGACGCCGGGGACGGGGTGATCCGCCTCCGCTTCCTCTCCCTGGCCTGGCAGAAGGAGTCCGTCGACGCCAACAAGGCCCTGGTGAAGGAGTGGAACGCGGCCCACCCCGGCGTACGGGTCGAGTACGTCCAGGGCAGTTGGAACAGCGTCCACGACCAACTGCTGACATCCTTCGAGGGCGGCGAGGCCCCCGATGTCATCCACGACGCCTCCGACGATCTCGCCGACTTCGCCTACGGCGGCTACCTCGCGGATCTGCGCACACTGCTGCCGGAACGGCTGACCGCCGACATCCCGGCCGAGAGCTGGCGGACGACGACCTTCGGCGACGGGGTGTACGGCGTGCCCTTCCTCCAGGAGCCGAAGGTGCTGATCGCCAACCGGAAGCTCGTCGAATCGTCGGGGATCCGGCTGCCGACCGCCGAGCGGCCGTGGACCTGGGAGGAGTTCCGGGAGGTCGCCCGGGAGCTGACCCGGACGATGGGGAAGGGGCGGTACGCCGTCGCCTGGCCGCTGAAGGAACCGGTCGCCACCACCCTCAACCTCGGACTCTCGGGAGGCGGGAAACTCTTCCACCGGGACGCCGACGGCAAGGCGCGGATCCGCTTCGGCGACGGTGACGCCGTGGTGCCGGACGTCATCCGCGACCAGGTCAACGAGGACCGTACGGCGTCCCGGACGATTCTCGGCTCCGGCGGCTCCGACGCCCTGCCCGGATTCTTCGGCGGCAAGTACGCGATGGTTCCGCTCGGCTTCTCGTACCGTCAGCAGATCGCCCAGCAGGCGCCCGACGGTTTCGAGTGGACGGTGCTGCCGATGCCGGTCGGCCCCGGCGGCGCGGTGCAGGGCGTCAGCCCGCAGACGCTGTCCATCGCCGAGGACACCCGCCATAAACCGGAAGCGGCCGCGTTCATCGACTTCATGCTGCGGCCCGCGAACATGGTCCGGCTCGCGAAGGGCGACTGGATGCTGCCGACGGGCACCGCGGCCCTCGCCGATCCGGCCCTGCGCGCCGAGAAGGACGGCTGGTCCGTGGGTACGGCCCTGGCCCGGGGGCTGCGCCCGGCGCCGGCCCAGTCCGTACGCGGCTACCCGGAGTGGAAGGACAAGGTGGCCACCCCCGCGTTCCAGGAGTACTACAGCGGGGCGATCGGCGAACGCGAACTGAAGCACCGCCTGGAACGCGACGGCAACCTGGTCCTGGCGCGCTATCAGCGCTAG